From the genome of Psychrobacter sp. M13:
TATTGCACTACAGATAAGCGTTGGATAATGCTATCATGGCAAGGTGTCAGATATGTAAGAGTAGACACAGTTATCAATCACGCAGTTTATCTTATCCACTAAATTAATGGTTTGTTATGATACCTACTCGTATAAAAAATAAATTCTCTGATCACCCACAAAAGGTCACCCGCCCTATTAGTATCCGTCTGTCTGAGGAAATGATTGAGCTATTGAACGCTACGTCATCAGAGCTAGGGTTTAAGCGTATTCAAGGTCTAATTCGTCTATATATCCGTCAAGGTCTTGATCGTGATCATCAGGATTATACACTCGCGCATGATGAGCTGTTTATCGAGACGCTACGTAAGCGCGGTGTCAGCCAACGTATCATCGATGAGGCTATTATCAAGACCCATAATAACAGTATTAGTCATCCACTATCTGAGCTACAAGATAACTAATATAGTAGCTGCTTAGCTGCTTAGCTGCTTATAAGTCCAGTAACTACTTATGACTGATATTTTTGTAGGCTAAGTTTGCTTAATAGCGCTTAGCCTTTTTATTGGCCTCATTTTCTCTCGTTCTTCTTTTAGCTGTTGGCTGACTCATCAACTTTTTAGTAACATCAGCTGCTAAAAACTATTATCTTGCAAAATTTAACACAATATTAATGATGGTTAACTTGCGCAAACACGGTATATTAAAGATTATTATTTCGACAAATAGATAGGGTCTGTTGAACATTCGATTTTGGCACTGACAGAGACTATTTTTTAGGCGATTCTAGATTAAAAATATCTAGTTTAGTCATTCTAAGCGGATCTTTTTAATGACGAATCGGCAAAAAAGAGTCCTGTCCCTGTTTTTGTAGTGAAGGCTGATACTAAAATTGCCCTATTCGTTGTAAAAATCTAGCCAAGGCATCTGCATTACCTGCGATTTTTACTTAGACTAGACCAATTTTAGCTATCAGCAGTGCTCATTTATGAATGTTCAACAGACCCTAATCTGATATAGTTTTTATATATTTTGTATAGATGATAAGGGAGAGCAACAATGGTTGTATTAAGACAGCGTTTGAGTGCGACATTACTTTTAGCTTTTGCTTTAGGTACGACAGCTATTATCAGTGGCTGCTCTATGCCGCAAGACGACCCTGTTGAGCAAACCATTCCTACCGACTCAAATCAATGGCAAAAAAAGCTTGGTGATACTTTTGAGCAGCTGCCTGAGGCTGATAGAAGCTTGCTGAGTCGTTATATGCTACGTATGAAGCTGAGCGACGCTTATGAGTCAGGCGCGATGCCGCGCACGACAATCAAGCAAGCTTTGATACAGCAGCGCGAGTATGAACGCCTGCACCCTAATAATCCAACGGGCGAGAAAAGTCCTGTAGTGGCTAACCAGCAAAAAGGCACTATCAATGCGCAGACTTATCCTGTCGCCCTACTACCTGTCAAAACCAGCGATAGCGATAGTCTAAATCAAGTGAAAATGCAGTTTATATTATCTAATCATGGCACTGTCCCTATTGAGAGCTTTAAGGGTGATCTAATGATGAAAGATGCCAAGCTAACTAAGGGTAAGCGATTCAATGTGCCTTTGACCCAGTTTGACAACCCTATCGTCCCTGAACAGTCTGGCAAGTTAATCATCGAGAGTAGTATCGAAGATATCAACGTTATGCGAGCGATCAAAAACTCACAAAATGTGTCGGTTGAAATTCTTAAAGGCACGTTGACATTAACGGATGGTCAAAAGATAGAGTTTGCTGAGAAGCTGGTGAAGTGAGTTATAGTCATTGTTTGAAATTGATATATAAAGTGTCTCACATTAAAAAGCCCTAGTTATTTTAAACTAGGGCTTTTTAATACAAGGGTCGAATAATATCTACAGTCTATTAATACTAGCTACCAAAATACATGCCTCTACCTCCGCTACCATTAGTACCGAGAATCAATAGATCAGTATTACCGTCATCTAATATTGATACTCCAGTGAGTGTCTCTCCAGCAGCGACACATTTTATTTGGTTAAACGTTACACTGGTCGTATAGTATCGTTCTGAAACAGCTGGAGTAAATTTACCTGATATTTTGCAGCCTTTGCTATCCTCACCAGTGAAATTACCATCTGTAGTGAATTTAATCGTTGCTTCAGCTGCGCCTGTACCACTCGTCACATATAGAGGACCTGTAAATGTTTTACTATCAATAAGATTCAACGTATGTTTTTTAAAAGATGCCGTGTTGAAATTTAACTTATATTTTATTGAGTTCGAAGCCACTTCAAGAATTGTTCCTGTAATGACATTTGATTTATAAGTACCATTAATAGTAGTCTCTTGAGAGCCGCGGTTATCATATGGGTAATTTCTAGCTGCTACCGAAAAGTTGCTATTATTGAGCAATAGTGGGCCATTAGTAGTGAGAAAGCCTATTACTTCTTCTTCAGCATCTGCAATCTCTGCATAGGTGAACCACATCCTGCTATCATCATCAACTAAGCCCTCTAGCACTTCACCTTCATCTGTAGTACCTGTATAAAAACCTGGCATTAACTTGACACTAGTATTCGGATCAGGATTAGGGTTAGGATTAGAACTTGAGTTAGAATCAGAATCATCACCGCCACAGCCTAAAAGGGCAGCTCCCACTACTATATACAACGCTAGTTTTTTCATTGCATTATCCTCTTGTTGGCCTACAAAAAAATAAATCAGGTAGCATGAAGCTAATATCCGCCTTAACAGATATTTATGTCTAGTATTTTTTTGTTGTATTAGTGTTCAAAAGATAACTACATTAAGCTATACTACTGATCTCAAATAATATTTAGGATTATTTTTCACTTAATAATAATAATTAGCTAGAGTTATCATCAAAACATCGCGCATAAAAAAGCCCCAATCAATTATGATTGGGGCTTTTTATCAGTACTTAGTAGCACTTAAATTTGGAGGAGACGGAGAGATTCGAACTCTCGAAGGGCTACAAACCCTTGTCGGTTTTCAAGACCGGTGCATTCAACCACTCTGCCACGTCTCCATTTGTGCATCATTATAGCGATCTTAAATAAGAATGCAAGTACTTAACGAAAAAAAATTAAATTATTTTGCAAAGACACTATTTTGGATTTTTAGTGATCCGAAGACTGCCTATTTAGTAGCCTGTTGGTTAACAGATAAGTGTAGACACATATCTAATAAACGATTGGCATAGCCCCATTCATTGTCGTACCAAGCAAACACTTTATACTGATTACCAACTTGCATCAATTGTTGACCATCGATGATAAGTGACTCCGTTTGATGAATAAAGTCACTTGAGACCAGCGGCTCATCGGTATAAGCCATAATAGTGTCCAAATAGCCTTTACTGGCAGATTGCAGCACTTCACGCATGGCCTCAATACTAATGTCAGGTGTGTTAAATACAAAAGTCACATCGATAGCGGCCACATCGATAGTGGGTACTCGAATAGAGTGACCATTGATTTTACCTGTCATATTAGGCAGTACACGCTCAGTGGCAGCAATGCTGCTAGAAGTCGTCGGGATAATATTATAACCAGAAGCTCGGGCGCGTCTTAGATCACGATGCGCTTGATCGAGTACCGTTTGATCCGCAGTGACGGCATGAATCTCAGTCATCATCGCCGACTCTACCCCAAAGGCTTTATCCAAGCTATCTATCAGTGGCACTAGCGCTTGAGTAGTACAAGAGACACCAGAGATAATCGGTAGCTCACAAGTTAGCTCATCGCTATTGACGCCCATGACAATACAAGCGTCAACATCATCGAAGGGTGCAGCTCCTATGATAACCTGTTTGGCTCCTGCGGCAATATGTAAGCTTGCTTGGCCATAAGAGCGAAAATGTCCTGTACATTCAAGCACTACATCGACATTTAAATCCTCCCAAGGTAGATCTTTGGGGCTCTCTCGAGATAACAGGCGAATACAATATATTTTGTCTTTTTTAGTCAAGCACAGCTGAATATCAGATTTGGCACTGGCAGAAGATTTTTGCTGCTGATCGGTGATACCATCTTGCACAATATGGGCACTAACGCCTAACTGGCTCAAACGCCCGTGAGTGCTATCGAATTTTAATAAATGTAGTAAGGTTTCAGCAGGTGCTAAGTCATTGATCGCAACGACATGTACCCCCCGTCCAAGCACCTCAAAACGTTCAAGTAGCGCTCGTAATACATTACGACCTATGCGTCCAAATCCATTGATAGCGATGCGCAGAGGCTGAACATCATCACTTGTATTATGGAAGATTGAGTTATCAAAGTCGCGATTTACAGGGCGATAAGTGGCATTGGCAAAATCAGACATAACTAAGATATCACTGTAGTAAGAAAACAAGATTTAGCGAAAGGTGAAATAATAAAACGAATAGCTAAAGCAAATAAATTAAGGACTAATAAAAATCAGCGCTAAACGAATCGTATTATAATCGACGTTTTGTTTGAGATAGTCATAGATGGGTCGCAGCTTAGCACTGCCATCGTCATTGAAGTCGTTGGGATTATTAGCGACTTTGATAGCCACATAAGCGGTGCCAACCGCTGTCATAATTTCATCCTCAGGTCGCAGGTGATCGCAGGCAAGGCTTGGGTCTAGATGTTTGAGCTCACTAATATGGCGCATAATCGTCGATTGTGCAAGCTCGCGCGTCTGGGCAATCTCGGCAATCGACAGACTTTCTTCTAGCAGCTGGCGCGTAACCAGCAGGGTAGCTTCTGATTTATCAGCGACTTGATTGCCTTTTACCTGCTTTTTATCTTGCAACACTTGCTGCTGCTCACGGCGTTTTTTCTGTAGAGTCGCATAGGCGTCAATAATAGTTTTACTATTAGTGCCGCCTGACTTAGTCACAAATTTTTCATGTGCTTGCTGCATGCTTTTTTCGTCAAGCATTGCATAGTTGGCGTCGGCTTCTTCTGATAGCGCTAAGAAACGTTTATCAGCACCGCGCGCGAGTGGATCTAACTGCAAGCTCATAGTATTCATACCTAATAGTTGCAGACCTGCCAGCGATTTAAGCCTTGATAGCGCGACATAGCCTTGTCCCAGCTCAAAGGTACGTGATAGATCAATTTCAGCGGCGTCCAAAGTCATGCCTTGCGACTTATGAATTGTAATCGCCCAAGCTAGACATAATGGCACTTGGCTGTAGCTTGCCAGCACATCGCCCGTTTCATCCTCAATGATCCATTCTTCTGGTTCGGCAATGACTTCACGGCCTGAATTCAGGCGCACTACGGGCATCTTTTGCGCGGATGGCTTTTTGTCCTCAACTTTGGCTTTTTCTTTTGACTTAGCTTTATCTTTAGCTCCGATAACTTTATCATCATCGCCAGCTTCATTTTCAAGAGCGATGGTTTCATCATCACTCATATCTGCTTTGGCATCGCTCTTAGCTTTTACTTTACTAGCACTATCATCGACTTTTACCGTGGCAAAGCCAATCAGCTCACCCATCGTACCGTTTGACACATTGAGCTCAGTGTTGTTCTTGATGAACATTACCTTTGCACCGACCTTTAGAATTAGCTCATCTTGCGTGCGTACGGTTTTCTTGAGCGTATCGACCAGCTTATCTTCACCAATGGAGGTTGCATCAAAGCGCTTCATCTCGCCATTTAGTTCAGCAAGCTCTTTATCATTGATTTTATTGACGTTCAAGTTATGGGTATAGAGCCTTGTTCGCTTGATATCGACATCTTGATCGTAAGTCGCCTCAAGCGCTGCGATAGCCTCAAAGCTGACATCTTGCCGACGAATTTGGTTTAAGATATCATCCAGATCAAGACCGCCCTCTGCTGCTGCACTGACCTGCCGATGCTGCTCGCTCAAATAGCAAATATGAAACTCAGCATCTAGCCACGCCTCGCTCATAAAAGCAAACTTATCGCGATTGCTCTCGCCTCTGCTACCAATTGGGGGTAGCTGAAAAAAGTCTCCTGCGACGACGACTTGAATACCGCCAAAGGCTTTATCGCTCTTACGGACATGTTTGAGAACTTGGTTGACTATATTGAGCTGTTTGGCATGCAACATCGATATCTCATCAATGATTAGTACAGCGGTATCTTTGAGTCTATCTGCCAAAAACTGCTTGCGTGACAAATTGGTCAAATCACGCTCAGATAGCTCATCTTTGATACCGATGCCTGACCAGCTATGAATCGTTGTACCATTCATATGCGTGGCGGCTATACCCGTACTCGCCGTCACTGCAACAGGCACCCGACGTGCACGCAAGTAGTTGATATATTGATTAAGGGTATAAGTCTTACCAGAACCTGCAGAGCCCGTCAAAAATACATTTTGACCCGTTTGCAAAATATCAAGAGCAGAAGATTGACGCATAAACTTAGACCAATTTATAGATTTTTGAATGAGCAGGTATTAGCACTATTAAGTGTCATACCCTAAAATATTGGCAACAATTATAACAGCTACTTGCAGATTGCAAACCTTTTAAACCGTTAAGCTTTGCAAACTATCAGTTATAGAAGAGTAATAAAAACATAATAAAAATTAACTATAAGTCTAGTCAAAAGTTCAGTACGATAGAACAGTCATCAGATCAGGAAGATTGGCTGGCTAAGTTAGTTAAGTTATAAGTCATTACTGTTTTTAGTAAAACCTGCTTATGACAAAAATACCAATAGCAAAAGTAAGTCTATGATAAAAAGTGCTTAAATAATAATCCGACAAGGAATAGTTTATGTTATATCCGTATCCTAATACCAACGACAGCAGCGTTCACTTTAAAGAAAAATACGACAACTTTATCAATGGCGAGTGGACCGCGCCCGTCGATGGTGAGTACTTTGATAATACTAGCCCTATCGATGGCAAAGTTATCTGTCAAGTGGCACGCTCTAAAGAAGCGGATATCGAAAAGGCATTGGATGCCGCTCACGCTGCTAAAGACGCTTGGGGTAAAACCAGCGTGACAGAGCGCTCTAATATTTTGCTCAAGATCGCTGATAGTATGGAAGCCAATCTAGAAGCCATCGCTATTGCTGAGTGCTACGAGAACGGTAAGCCCGTACGCGAGACACTGGCCGCCGATATTCCCTTAGCTATTGATCATTTCCGTTATTTCGCTGGTGCCATTCGTGCGCAAGAAGGCACGCTGAGTCAAATCGATAACGATACCGTCGCCTATCACTTTCATGAACCCCTCGGCGTCGTCGGTCAGATCATTCCTTGGAACTTCCCCATCTTAATGGCCGTATGGAAATTGGCCCCAGCGCTTGCTGCAGGTAACTGTATCGTCCTAAAGCCTGCTGAACAAACGCCTGCCTCTATTCTGTTTATGCTCGATATCATTGGTGCGGCGGATATCCTTCCTAAAGGGGTGCTTAACGTCGTCAATGGTTTCGGTGTTGAAGCCGGCAAACCGCTAGCCTCTAATCCACGCATCAACAAAGTAGCCTTTACAGGTGAGACCACCAC
Proteins encoded in this window:
- a CDS encoding CopG family transcriptional regulator, translated to MIPTRIKNKFSDHPQKVTRPISIRLSEEMIELLNATSSELGFKRIQGLIRLYIRQGLDRDHQDYTLAHDELFIETLRKRGVSQRIIDEAIIKTHNNSISHPLSELQDN
- a CDS encoding type I glyceraldehyde-3-phosphate dehydrogenase, encoding MSDFANATYRPVNRDFDNSIFHNTSDDVQPLRIAINGFGRIGRNVLRALLERFEVLGRGVHVVAINDLAPAETLLHLLKFDSTHGRLSQLGVSAHIVQDGITDQQQKSSASAKSDIQLCLTKKDKIYCIRLLSRESPKDLPWEDLNVDVVLECTGHFRSYGQASLHIAAGAKQVIIGAAPFDDVDACIVMGVNSDELTCELPIISGVSCTTQALVPLIDSLDKAFGVESAMMTEIHAVTADQTVLDQAHRDLRRARASGYNIIPTTSSSIAATERVLPNMTGKINGHSIRVPTIDVAAIDVTFVFNTPDISIEAMREVLQSASKGYLDTIMAYTDEPLVSSDFIHQTESLIIDGQQLMQVGNQYKVFAWYDNEWGYANRLLDMCLHLSVNQQATK
- a CDS encoding AAA family ATPase produces the protein MRQSSALDILQTGQNVFLTGSAGSGKTYTLNQYINYLRARRVPVAVTASTGIAATHMNGTTIHSWSGIGIKDELSERDLTNLSRKQFLADRLKDTAVLIIDEISMLHAKQLNIVNQVLKHVRKSDKAFGGIQVVVAGDFFQLPPIGSRGESNRDKFAFMSEAWLDAEFHICYLSEQHRQVSAAAEGGLDLDDILNQIRRQDVSFEAIAALEATYDQDVDIKRTRLYTHNLNVNKINDKELAELNGEMKRFDATSIGEDKLVDTLKKTVRTQDELILKVGAKVMFIKNNTELNVSNGTMGELIGFATVKVDDSASKVKAKSDAKADMSDDETIALENEAGDDDKVIGAKDKAKSKEKAKVEDKKPSAQKMPVVRLNSGREVIAEPEEWIIEDETGDVLASYSQVPLCLAWAITIHKSQGMTLDAAEIDLSRTFELGQGYVALSRLKSLAGLQLLGMNTMSLQLDPLARGADKRFLALSEEADANYAMLDEKSMQQAHEKFVTKSGGTNSKTIIDAYATLQKKRREQQQVLQDKKQVKGNQVADKSEATLLVTRQLLEESLSIAEIAQTRELAQSTIMRHISELKHLDPSLACDHLRPEDEIMTAVGTAYVAIKVANNPNDFNDDGSAKLRPIYDYLKQNVDYNTIRLALIFISP